In the genome of Tropicibacter oceani, one region contains:
- a CDS encoding ABC transporter ATP-binding protein: MGAITLKAVEKWYGNVQVIKGVDLQINDGEFVVFVGPSGCGKSTLLRMIGGLEDISRGSLDIDGRDVTAEPPSKRGLAMVFQSYALYPHMTVRENVGFSLKTSGAPKDEIARKVDHAAEVLKLGPYLDRRPKDLSGGQRQRVAIGRCIVRDPTAFLFDEPLSNLDAALRVEMRYEIAKLHQSLKSTMIYVTHDQVEAMTLADRIVVLEFGKIAQVGTPRELYERPANLFVAQFIGSPKMNILPCETGQGSYALQGGRGGAFAGDRAAQHIGIRPEHIEVVAQGQGQCDGVIDVIEYLGADSFLVIDCGPLGKITQRSFGDVTHREGDTVGLKFDPDRLSFFDGDGLRV, from the coding sequence ATGGGGGCAATCACGCTGAAGGCCGTCGAAAAGTGGTACGGCAATGTGCAGGTGATCAAGGGTGTCGACCTGCAGATCAACGACGGGGAATTCGTGGTTTTCGTCGGGCCTTCGGGCTGTGGGAAAAGCACGCTGTTGCGGATGATCGGGGGGCTTGAGGATATCAGCCGCGGGTCGCTGGACATCGACGGGCGCGATGTCACCGCCGAGCCGCCCAGCAAGCGCGGGCTGGCCATGGTGTTCCAGAGCTATGCGCTGTACCCGCACATGACGGTGCGCGAGAACGTCGGCTTCAGCCTGAAAACCTCGGGCGCGCCCAAGGATGAAATCGCCCGCAAGGTCGATCACGCCGCCGAAGTTCTGAAGCTGGGCCCCTATCTGGACCGCCGCCCAAAGGACCTGTCGGGCGGGCAGCGCCAGCGCGTGGCCATCGGGCGCTGCATCGTGCGCGACCCCACGGCGTTCCTGTTTGACGAACCGCTGTCGAACCTGGACGCCGCCCTGCGGGTGGAAATGCGCTATGAAATCGCCAAGCTGCACCAGTCGCTGAAATCGACGATGATCTACGTCACCCATGACCAGGTCGAGGCGATGACCCTGGCGGACCGCATCGTGGTGCTGGAGTTCGGCAAGATCGCGCAGGTCGGCACACCGCGCGAATTGTATGAACGCCCCGCCAACCTGTTCGTGGCGCAGTTCATCGGCAGCCCCAAGATGAACATCCTGCCCTGTGAGACCGGGCAAGGCAGCTATGCCCTGCAAGGCGGGCGTGGCGGCGCCTTTGCGGGTGATCGCGCGGCGCAGCACATCGGCATCCGGCCCGAACACATCGAGGTCGTCGCCCAGGGCCAAGGCCAGTGCGACGGGGTGATTGACGTGATCGAATACCTTGGCGCCGACAGCTTTCTGGTGATCGATTGCGGGCCGCTGGGCAAGATCACCCAGCGCAGCTTTGGCGATGTGACCCACCGCGAAGGCGACACCGTCGGGTTGAAATTCGATCCTGACCGCCTGTCGTTCTTTGACGGCGACGGCCTGCGGGTCTGA
- a CDS encoding MGH1-like glycoside hydrolase domain-containing protein, which produces MSQDHISIDEQARAILRGNDRGGYTVPTAGLYPYQWNWDSAFAAWGFAQFDIDRAWAELETLFAGQWPSGMVPHILFHKPDPGYFPGPDVWGAQDKGTTPSSGISQPPVAASFARAVYEKDPAAGEPRLRALFTRMVDWHRWFMDWRSDGGAIFITHPWEAGRDNAPDWDEAMAAIDPVGVGEYTRRDTSHVDPAMRPTKEDYDRYIWLVQRGRRLDWDDAALAKDRPFMVADPTMTFILLRANRDLAALADLLGEDRGEIDSWTARLEAGAARLKGEDGVFDAINLTTGHHTGNVSCASFLCWYAGLESDVMLDELRQAFDASPYPIPSHKVGTEIFNPKRYWRGPTWAIINALIGRGLAEMGHKPEAEKLRLLTRELIARHGFAEYFNPLNGDPAGGGTFTWTAAVWLAWASPSAEAS; this is translated from the coding sequence ATGAGCCAAGATCACATCAGCATCGACGAACAGGCCCGCGCGATCCTGCGGGGCAACGACCGGGGCGGCTATACCGTGCCGACCGCCGGCCTGTATCCCTACCAGTGGAACTGGGACAGCGCCTTTGCCGCCTGGGGGTTTGCGCAATTCGACATCGACCGGGCCTGGGCCGAGCTTGAGACGCTGTTCGCCGGGCAGTGGCCCAGCGGGATGGTGCCGCATATCCTTTTTCACAAGCCTGATCCGGGGTATTTCCCGGGCCCCGACGTCTGGGGCGCGCAGGACAAGGGCACGACGCCCAGTTCAGGCATCAGCCAGCCGCCCGTGGCGGCCAGCTTTGCCCGTGCGGTTTACGAAAAGGACCCCGCCGCCGGCGAGCCCCGCCTGCGCGCGCTGTTCACCAGGATGGTCGACTGGCACCGCTGGTTCATGGACTGGCGCAGCGATGGCGGCGCGATCTTCATCACCCACCCCTGGGAGGCGGGCCGCGACAATGCCCCCGACTGGGACGAGGCCATGGCCGCGATCGACCCTGTCGGCGTCGGCGAATACACCCGCCGAGACACCAGCCATGTCGATCCCGCCATGCGCCCGACCAAGGAAGACTATGACCGCTACATCTGGTTGGTGCAGCGCGGGCGCAGGCTGGACTGGGACGATGCGGCCCTGGCCAAGGACCGCCCCTTCATGGTGGCCGACCCGACGATGACCTTTATCCTGCTGCGCGCCAACCGCGACCTGGCCGCCCTGGCCGATCTGCTGGGCGAGGACCGCGGCGAAATCGACAGCTGGACCGCACGGCTGGAGGCCGGCGCCGCGCGCCTGAAGGGGGAGGACGGCGTTTTCGACGCGATCAACCTGACCACCGGGCACCATACCGGCAACGTGTCCTGCGCGTCTTTCCTGTGCTGGTACGCCGGGCTTGAAAGCGATGTGATGCTGGACGAGCTGCGCCAGGCCTTTGACGCCAGCCCCTACCCCATCCCGAGCCACAAGGTCGGCACCGAAATCTTCAACCCGAAACGTTATTGGCGCGGGCCGACCTGGGCGATCATCAACGCGCTGATCGGGCGCGGCCTGGCCGAAATGGGACACAAGCCCGAGGCCGAAAAGCTGCGCCTGCTGACCCGCGAACTGATCGCGCGGCATGGCTTTGCCGAATATTTCAACCCGCTGAACGGCGATCCGGCCGGGGGTGGCACATTCACCTGGACGGCGGCGGTCTGGCTGGCCTGGGCGTCGCCCAGTGCGGAGGCAAGCTGA
- a CDS encoding carbohydrate ABC transporter permease, with amino-acid sequence MTLFRHGYVTGPVIGVLWVFVAAVTVSVAMSFATGAAFRPSAFYALIVGAPLGVACLGVRRKRIVVAAGCIGFALGMVMGIGPVLSTDTGIGLRLVTGVALGLAVCWPLLHFLENLSRSAVTRHVFEEAVIRFLTGFGYVFFTAIVAIPFYVMVMTSLKNQSQLIQNPLDFSLDWSLGWGVLRSYTELFRDFNFGTYMLNSLVISVLTVFITLLFSIPGAYAVARLRFKGQAVFSRSILLIYMVPIIVLALPIYIAFSMTGLRNTVVGILMIYPVTTIPVALYMLQGYFRGLPAEIEEAGLMDGLSRLQVIWKITLPLSLPAMASVSLYVFMIAWNEFLLAFMLLDDPSKFTLTRGIASLNSSEIPRQHLMAGSVVATVPIMVLFLGLERFMTKGLTAGSVKG; translated from the coding sequence ATGACTTTGTTCAGGCATGGCTATGTGACCGGGCCGGTGATTGGGGTGCTTTGGGTCTTTGTGGCGGCGGTGACGGTTTCGGTGGCGATGAGTTTTGCCACCGGGGCGGCCTTTCGGCCGTCGGCGTTCTATGCGCTGATCGTGGGGGCCCCGCTGGGGGTGGCCTGTCTTGGGGTGCGGCGCAAGCGGATTGTCGTCGCCGCCGGTTGCATCGGCTTTGCCCTGGGCATGGTGATGGGCATCGGGCCGGTGCTGAGCACGGACACCGGGATCGGGCTGCGGCTGGTGACCGGGGTGGCGCTGGGGCTGGCGGTGTGCTGGCCGCTGCTGCATTTCCTTGAGAACCTGAGCCGCTCTGCCGTGACCCGGCATGTGTTCGAAGAGGCGGTGATCCGGTTCCTGACCGGCTTTGGCTATGTGTTTTTCACGGCCATCGTCGCCATCCCGTTTTACGTGATGGTGATGACCAGCCTGAAGAACCAGTCGCAGCTGATCCAGAACCCGTTGGATTTCTCGTTGGACTGGTCGCTGGGCTGGGGGGTGCTGCGCAGCTATACCGAATTGTTCCGCGATTTCAACTTTGGCACCTACATGCTGAATTCGCTGGTCATTTCGGTGCTGACCGTCTTTATCACCCTGCTGTTCAGCATTCCCGGCGCCTATGCGGTGGCGCGGTTGCGGTTCAAGGGACAGGCGGTTTTCTCGCGCTCGATCCTGTTGATCTACATGGTGCCGATCATCGTTCTGGCGCTGCCGATCTACATCGCCTTTTCCATGACCGGGCTGCGCAACACGGTTGTCGGCATCCTGATGATCTATCCGGTGACGACGATCCCGGTGGCGCTGTACATGCTGCAGGGGTATTTCCGCGGCCTGCCCGCCGAGATCGAGGAAGCGGGGTTGATGGACGGGCTGAGCCGGTTGCAGGTGATCTGGAAGATCACCCTGCCGCTGTCGCTGCCGGCCATGGCCTCGGTGTCGCTTTATGTCTTCATGATTGCCTGGAACGAATTCCTGCTGGCCTTCATGCTGCTGGACGATCCCAGCAAATTCACCCTCACGCGCGGAATTGCCAGCCTCAATTCCTCGGAAATTCCCAGGCAGCACCTGATGGCGGGCTCGGTCGTGGCGACCGTGCCGATCATGGTGCTGTTCCTGGGATTGGAACGTTTCATGACCAAGGGCCTGACGGCCGGATCGGTTAAAGGATGA
- a CDS encoding carbohydrate ABC transporter permease gives MTDMTPPTGTTPLARREARLAWGLLAPTLISVALVVVLPLLAIFWISFKPIGLSDLRPAAAVVRENLRGSGDDLRIEYRIRNSSQDTEVTDVSLRDTIPDGLVLGELPPQCTLTGRALACDIGTLEPGYNERLLLPASTADEDAAERSAEDSAPEISGRSDSILTNGTFTLENFARVFDGAEFWSVLWVTLFYTVFGTIGALLVGLFAALLLDKSFRGQGILRGLYLFPYVAPVIAVAFSWLILFDPFSGSANALLIQMGVTEEAINFFGQKPLALIMVTVFEIWRYFPLSFLFILARMQSIDSDMYEAADMDGASPFQQFWYLSLPQLLGILSVLFLLRFIWTFNKFDDIFLLTGGNAGTRTLTVNVYEQAFAVSNIGAGAAVAVVIFLCLLSFSVVFFKYVSREEGL, from the coding sequence ATGACCGACATGACACCTCCGACAGGCACGACGCCCCTGGCCCGGCGCGAGGCGCGCCTTGCCTGGGGCCTGTTGGCCCCCACGTTGATCAGCGTCGCGCTGGTCGTGGTTCTGCCCCTGCTGGCGATCTTCTGGATTTCCTTCAAACCGATCGGCCTGTCCGACCTGCGCCCCGCCGCCGCGGTGGTGCGCGAAAACCTGCGCGGATCGGGCGACGATCTGCGCATCGAGTACCGCATCCGCAATTCAAGCCAGGACACCGAGGTGACGGATGTGTCCCTGCGCGACACGATACCCGACGGCCTGGTGCTGGGCGAACTGCCGCCGCAGTGCACCCTGACCGGGCGCGCGCTGGCCTGCGACATCGGCACCCTTGAGCCGGGGTACAACGAACGGCTGCTGCTGCCCGCGTCGACCGCCGATGAGGACGCGGCCGAACGCAGCGCCGAGGACAGCGCCCCAGAGATCAGCGGCCGGTCCGACAGCATCCTGACCAATGGCACCTTTACGCTGGAGAATTTCGCCCGGGTCTTTGACGGAGCCGAGTTCTGGTCGGTGCTGTGGGTGACGTTGTTCTATACCGTCTTTGGCACCATCGGCGCGCTGCTGGTCGGGCTGTTCGCGGCGCTGCTGCTGGACAAGAGCTTTCGCGGGCAGGGCATCCTGCGGGGGCTGTACCTGTTTCCCTATGTCGCGCCGGTGATCGCGGTGGCCTTTTCCTGGCTGATCCTGTTCGATCCCTTTTCCGGCAGCGCCAATGCCCTGCTGATCCAGATGGGTGTGACCGAAGAGGCCATCAACTTTTTCGGGCAGAAGCCACTGGCGCTGATCATGGTCACGGTGTTCGAGATCTGGCGCTATTTCCCGCTGTCCTTCCTGTTCATCCTTGCCCGGATGCAAAGCATCGACAGCGACATGTACGAGGCGGCGGACATGGACGGCGCCAGCCCGTTCCAGCAGTTCTGGTATCTGAGCCTGCCTCAGCTTCTGGGTATTCTGAGCGTGCTGTTCCTGCTGCGCTTCATCTGGACCTTCAACAAGTTCGACGACATTTTCCTTTTGACGGGCGGCAATGCCGGGACGCGCACCTTGACGGTGAATGTCTATGAGCAGGCCTTTGCGGTGTCGAACATCGGCGCCGGCGCGGCGGTGGCCGTGGTGATCTTTCTGTGCCTTCTGAGTTTTTCCGTCGTCTTCTTCAAATACGTCAGCCGGGAGGAAGGGCTATGA
- a CDS encoding ABC transporter substrate-binding protein has protein sequence MTRQMKLLTSSAMVLAFMAGAVSADTIRFWTTEEQPERLAKQEEMAAAFKEMTGTEVEVIPVSESDLGTRATAAFAAGDLPDVIYHTLQYALPWAEAGILDTEAASEVIEALGADSFAPGALAMAAYEGETASVPVDGWTQMIVYRKDLFDAAGLAAPTSFAAVEAALEALHNPPEMYGFVAATKVDENFMSQVLEHVFLANGVSPVGPDGFAPLDEAKTIEVLDFYKKLAESSPPGDLYWDQSRSLYFSGNAAMIIWSPFILDELAGLRDSAPPTINDDPTSPELASKTGIVTTFAGPSNPDGAAWGDIRYFGITTDADTDAAMDFVKFSMDEGYGQTLSIAPEGKFPVRAGTMDEPNKFKDLWATLPVGVDRKAPLGDLYDKAMIDEIVGGLDVAQRWGVADGQLSLASKMINSQAINRIVRQYIDGEVDAAAAVAAMNAELGAIE, from the coding sequence ATGACCAGACAGATGAAACTTTTGACCAGCAGCGCGATGGTACTGGCCTTCATGGCCGGCGCCGTGTCTGCCGACACCATTCGTTTCTGGACCACCGAGGAACAGCCCGAGCGCCTGGCCAAACAGGAAGAAATGGCTGCCGCCTTCAAGGAGATGACCGGCACCGAGGTCGAGGTGATCCCGGTTTCGGAAAGCGATCTGGGCACCCGCGCCACCGCCGCCTTTGCCGCCGGCGATCTGCCGGACGTGATCTATCACACGCTGCAATACGCCCTGCCCTGGGCCGAAGCCGGCATCCTGGACACCGAGGCCGCGTCCGAGGTGATCGAGGCGCTTGGCGCCGACAGCTTTGCCCCCGGCGCGCTGGCGATGGCGGCCTACGAGGGCGAAACCGCCTCGGTGCCCGTGGATGGCTGGACGCAGATGATCGTCTATCGCAAGGATCTGTTCGATGCCGCAGGGCTTGCCGCGCCGACCAGCTTTGCCGCGGTCGAGGCCGCGCTGGAAGCGCTGCACAACCCGCCGGAAATGTACGGTTTCGTCGCCGCGACCAAGGTCGACGAAAACTTCATGAGCCAGGTGCTGGAGCATGTCTTCCTTGCCAACGGCGTGTCGCCGGTCGGGCCGGATGGCTTTGCACCGCTGGACGAGGCCAAGACCATCGAGGTCCTGGACTTCTACAAGAAGCTGGCCGAATCCTCGCCTCCGGGGGATCTGTACTGGGACCAGTCGCGCAGCCTGTATTTCAGCGGCAACGCGGCGATGATCATCTGGTCGCCCTTCATCCTGGACGAACTAGCCGGCCTGCGTGACAGCGCTCCGCCGACGATCAACGACGATCCGACCAGCCCGGAGCTGGCGTCGAAAACCGGGATCGTGACGACCTTTGCCGGACCGTCCAACCCCGATGGCGCGGCCTGGGGCGACATCCGCTATTTCGGCATCACCACCGATGCGGACACCGACGCGGCGATGGATTTCGTCAAGTTCTCGATGGACGAAGGCTATGGCCAGACGCTGTCGATCGCGCCCGAGGGCAAGTTCCCGGTGCGTGCTGGCACCATGGACGAGCCCAACAAGTTCAAGGACCTCTGGGCGACCCTGCCCGTGGGCGTGGACCGCAAGGCGCCGCTGGGCGATCTGTATGACAAGGCGATGATCGACGAGATCGTCGGCGGTCTGGACGTGGCCCAGCGCTGGGGTGTCGCCGATGGTCAGCTGTCGCTGGCTTCGAAGATGATCAACAGCCAGGCGATCAACCGCATCGTGCGCCAGTACATCGACGGTGAAGTCGATGCCGCGGCCGCCGTGGCGGCGATGAACGCCGAACTGGGCGCCATCGAGTAA
- a CDS encoding LacI family DNA-binding transcriptional regulator, producing the protein MQDSAIAQPRPTSGKRVTISDLARHLDLTKGTVSRALNGYSDISEATCLRVRKAADKLGYRPLSQAQAIRTGRSRSIGLVLEVTEHDAHRPFVAEFLAGLSEAASREDWTMTVATAASDDDTLRLMQKLADERKADGFILPRTKLRDPRVAYLRSHGIPFILYGRTEDPTGCAWFDIASEDAMAEAVQRLAALGHRRIGFVPGATGYTYSKLRLEGYRAGLAAAGLDFDPGLVADPAVGAAAGEAAAHGLVSLDRPATAILYSVDRAALGAYEAARQRGLHIGRDLSIMSYDGIPEGDLIEPKLTTWAVDTRKAGARLAEMLIHLIRGAAVEDCRELVPASFQERGSHGALPE; encoded by the coding sequence ATGCAAGACAGCGCCATTGCACAGCCACGACCAACGTCCGGGAAACGGGTCACCATCTCGGATCTGGCACGGCATCTTGACCTGACCAAGGGCACGGTCAGCCGGGCGCTGAACGGCTATTCCGACATTTCCGAGGCCACCTGCCTGCGGGTGCGCAAGGCAGCGGACAAGCTGGGGTATCGCCCGCTGTCCCAGGCCCAGGCGATCCGCACCGGGCGGTCACGCTCGATCGGGCTGGTGCTGGAAGTCACCGAGCACGACGCCCACCGCCCCTTTGTGGCCGAATTCCTGGCCGGCCTGTCCGAGGCCGCATCGCGCGAGGACTGGACCATGACCGTGGCCACCGCCGCCAGCGACGACGACACGCTGCGCCTGATGCAAAAGCTGGCCGATGAACGCAAGGCCGACGGGTTCATCCTGCCGCGCACGAAACTGCGCGATCCGCGTGTCGCCTATCTGCGCAGCCATGGCATCCCCTTCATCCTGTACGGCCGCACCGAGGACCCGACCGGCTGCGCCTGGTTCGACATCGCCAGCGAAGACGCCATGGCCGAGGCGGTCCAGCGGCTGGCGGCACTGGGGCATCGGCGCATCGGCTTTGTGCCCGGGGCCACCGGCTATACCTATTCCAAGCTGCGGCTTGAAGGTTATCGCGCGGGGCTGGCCGCGGCGGGGCTGGATTTCGACCCGGGCCTGGTCGCCGACCCGGCGGTCGGCGCCGCAGCGGGCGAAGCGGCGGCGCATGGGCTGGTGTCGCTTGACCGCCCGGCCACGGCGATCTTGTATTCCGTCGACCGCGCGGCGCTTGGCGCCTACGAGGCGGCGCGCCAGCGCGGCCTGCACATCGGGCGCGACCTGTCGATCATGTCCTATGACGGCATCCCCGAGGGCGATCTGATCGAACCGAAATTGACCACATGGGCCGTCGACACCCGCAAGGCGGGCGCGCGTCTGGCCGAAATGCTGATCCATCTTATCCGGGGCGCCGCAGTCGAGGACTGCCGCGAATTGGTCCCGGCCAGTTTCCAGGAGCGGGGCTCGCACGGGGCGCTGCCGGAATGA
- a CDS encoding sugar-binding transcriptional regulator — MKSADRKLDDAARAAWLAYVAGMKQDEIAILMGISRQSAQRLVAQAMSAGLVKTRIDHPIAECMELTHALKDRYGLSHCEVVPSLGSVQASGQAVALATGVMIENWLGLEAPQVIGLGTGRTLRSAIEHMPHLSCAQHKIVSLTGNIAPDGSTAYYNVLFTITEKVSAQTYPMPLPVIAASAEERLALLGQATLANTRALAERTDVRFVGVGPMLETPPLVVDGFITAEDQKRLVDKGAVGEIVGFVFDRDGQLISDEINDRVSSAALRPAPDGPTIAAAHGPDKLAAIRAALAGDLLNGLVTDADTARALAAR; from the coding sequence ATGAAATCTGCGGACAGAAAACTGGATGACGCGGCACGCGCGGCCTGGCTGGCCTATGTCGCGGGCATGAAGCAGGACGAAATCGCCATTCTGATGGGGATTTCGCGCCAGTCTGCCCAACGTCTTGTCGCCCAGGCAATGAGCGCCGGATTGGTCAAGACCCGGATCGACCACCCCATCGCCGAATGCATGGAACTGACCCATGCCCTGAAGGACCGCTATGGGCTGAGCCATTGTGAAGTCGTCCCCTCGCTGGGATCGGTGCAGGCCTCGGGGCAGGCCGTGGCGCTGGCCACCGGCGTGATGATCGAAAACTGGCTGGGCCTCGAAGCGCCGCAGGTGATCGGGCTGGGGACTGGGCGCACGCTGCGCTCGGCGATCGAACACATGCCGCATCTCAGCTGCGCGCAACACAAGATCGTGTCGCTGACCGGCAATATCGCGCCCGACGGGTCCACCGCCTATTACAACGTTCTGTTCACCATCACCGAAAAGGTGTCGGCCCAGACCTATCCCATGCCGCTGCCCGTCATCGCCGCCTCGGCCGAGGAACGGTTGGCCCTGCTGGGGCAGGCGACGCTGGCCAATACCCGCGCCCTGGCCGAACGCACCGACGTGCGCTTTGTCGGGGTCGGGCCGATGCTGGAAACCCCGCCGCTGGTGGTCGATGGCTTCATCACCGCCGAAGACCAGAAACGGCTGGTCGACAAGGGCGCGGTGGGCGAAATCGTCGGCTTTGTCTTTGACCGCGATGGCCAGCTGATTTCCGACGAGATCAACGACCGCGTCAGCAGCGCCGCGCTGCGCCCTGCCCCGGACGGCCCGACCATTGCCGCCGCCCACGGGCCGGACAAACTGGCCGCCATCCGCGCCGCCCTTGCGGGCGATCTGCTGAACGGGCTGGTGACCGACGCCGACACCGCGCGGGCCCTCGCCGCGCGCTGA